From one Diorhabda carinulata isolate Delta chromosome 12, icDioCari1.1, whole genome shotgun sequence genomic stretch:
- the LOC130899931 gene encoding receptor-type guanylate cyclase gcy-8 isoform X1 has protein sequence MAIPNPKPIQNNIQEGDDASLRSLSSEDVSQAPRGYCCAKSINPADGRGRKLHLLQMLVLPFIPILALIIQTSILLHDMMVARNEVMEINNQVTIATELGKVVTRLQLERSEVAFYVYTNGSLLRTNLSKRFELTDDALRNMSSWPPVSLTFEGHTIPYMDKESFQRNLTHFRENILNSEDSSIKDVVSWYTSLNAALLEHLTQQIKENDNSGVWRYLLAFKNLLKSIESTGISMVYGVNYFGQGYLQKQNYINYITHDAIAKDLLNTSLNYVSQMKQEYQESTIIMRNYGDIKRKTDIILRNINTTKNYSEALEYFDMMATYTDQLRKIQRSLRVLIQDYVDENIQSSANTEAVGIAVLVLVLSVSPVIIWLVKNAVATIQLYAANLAKKAKELKREKKKSDLLLFQMLPPSVATQLKQTRQVPAEYYASVTVYFSDIVGFTEIAAVSTPLEVVTFLNKIYKQFDARIECYDVYKVETIGDSYMVASGLPVKNGSKHITEIASMALDLLAGSSQFKIPHRKSERLQIRSGAHTGPVVAGIVGSKMPRYCLFGDTVNTASRMESTGEASKIHISLEMKKALDLIGGYKTEHRGLVDVKGKGLMDTYWLTCKEGGPNRTLEMEAPSFLEEDEDLEPVFIKRLRNESYF, from the exons ATGGCGATCCCGAATCCGAAACCGATTCAGAACAACATACAAGAAGGAGACGACGCTTCATTGCGATCCCTTAGTTCCGAAGATGTTTCACAAGCTCCTCGAGGATACTGCTGTGCTAAAAGTATTAACCCCGCTGACGGAAGAGGCAGGAAACTACATCTTTTACAAATGTTAGTACTGCCCTTCATCCCGATCTTAGCTTTAATAATTCAAACGTCAATTCTTTTACATGATATGATGGTCGCGAGAAACGAAGTCATGGAAATCAATAATCAG GTTACTATAGCAACTGAATTAGGAAAAGTGGTGACGAGATTACAATTGGAACGTTCTGAAGTTGCTTTTTACGTATACACAAATGGTTCATTATTGCG aacAAATCTATCGAAACGTTTCGAATTAACGGATGATGCTCTAAGAAATATGAGTAGCTGGCCACCAGTGTCTCTAACATTCGAAGGGCATACAATACCTTACATGGACAAAGAAAGTTTTCAAAGGAATCTAACACATTTCAG agaaaacattttgaattccGAAGATAGTTCAATAAAAGATGTTGTTAGTTGGTATACGTCGCTTAATGCAGCCCTTCTTGAACATTTAACACAgcaaattaaagaaaatgacAACAGTGGAGTATGGAG atatttattagcattcaaaaatttactaaaaagtaTAGAAAGCACAGGAATATCGATGGTTTACGGAGTAAATTATTTCGGACAGGGATATCTACAGAAACAgaattacataaattatataacCCACGATGCTATTGCAAAAGATTTGCTCAATACCTCGTTAAATTACGTGTCCCAAATGAAACAGGAATATCAAGAATCTACTAtaattatgagaaattatgGTGATATCAAAAGAAA AACCGATATAATTCTCAGGAATATCAACACGACAAAAAATTATTCGGAAGCTTTGGAATATTTCGATATGATGGCCACGTATACCGATCAATTGCGGAAAATTCAAAGATCCTTAAGAGTCCTTATACA GGATTATGTCGACGAGAATATTCAAAGTTCCGCCAACACTGAAGCAGTCGGTATAGCAGTTTTAGTCCTAGTACTATCCGTATCGCCCGTTATAATTTGGTTGGTGAAAAACGCAGTGGCTACTATACAG TTATATGCTGCCAATCTTGCTAAAAAAGCGAAGGAATTGAAAAGGGAGAAAAAGAAGAGCGACTTGTTGCTATTTCAGATGTTACCGCCAAGTGTGGCAACTCAATTGAAACAAACAAGACAG GTACCTGCTGAGTATTACGCTTCAGTAACCGTTTATTTTAGCGATATTGTCGGGTTTACAGAAATAGCTGCTGTTAGTACACCTCTAGAA gTGGTaacatttcttaataaaatttataagcaATTTGATGCTAGAATTGAATGTTACGATGTTTATAAAGTGGAAACTATCGGTGATTCTTATATGGTTGCTTCGGGATTGCCAGTTAAAAATG gtAGTAAACATATAACCGAAATTGCAAGTATGGCATTGGATTTATTGGCGGGCTCGAGCCAATTCAAAATTCCGCATCGTAAATCAGAAAGACTTCAAATTAGATCAGGAGCTCATACGGGACCTGTAGTTGCTGGAATTGTCGGTTCCAAAATGCCTAGATACTGTCTTTTTGGAGATACTGTAAATACAGCTTCCAGAATGGAATCGACCGGAGAAG CATCGAAAATTCACATTagtttagaaatgaaaaaggCGTTGGATCTGATTGGAGGATATAAAACCGAACACAGAGGTCTGGTGGACGTTaaa gGAAAAGGTCTAATGGATACTTACTGGCTAACTTGTAAAGAGGGAGGTCCTAATCGTACATTAGAGATGGAAGCACCGTCGTTTTTG gAGGAAGATGAGGATTTAGAGCCCGTTTTCATCAAGAGACTGAGaaatgaaagttatttttaa
- the LOC130899931 gene encoding receptor-type guanylate cyclase gcy-8 isoform X2 — MAIPNPKPIQNNIQEGDDASLRSLSSEDVSQAPRGYCCAKSINPADGRGRKLHLLQMLVLPFIPILALIIQTSILLHDMMVARNEVMEINNQVTIATELGKVVTRLQLERSEVAFYVYTNGSLLRTNLSKRFELTDDALRNMSSWPPVSLTFEGHTIPYMDKESFQRNLTHFRENILNSEDSSIKDVVSWYTSLNAALLEHLTQQIKENDNSGVWRYLLAFKNLLKSIESTGISMVYGVNYFGQGYLQKQNYINYITHDAIAKDLLNTSLNYVSQMKQEYQESTIIMRNYGDIKRKTDIILRNINTTKNYSEALEYFDMMATYTDQLRKIQRSLRVLIQDYVDENIQSSANTEAVGIAVLVLVLSVSPVIIWLVKNAVATIQLYAANLAKKAKELKREKKKSDLLLFQMLPPSVATQLKQTRQVPAEYYASVTVYFSDIVGFTEIAAVSTPLEVVTFLNKIYKQFDARIECYDVYKVETIGDSYMVASGLPVKNGSKHITEIASMALDLLAGSSQFKIPHRKSERLQIRSGAHTGPVVAGIVGSKMPRYCLFGDTVNTASRMESTGEASKIHISLEMKKALDLIGGYKTEHRGLVDVKGKGLMDTYWLTCKEGGPNRTLEMEAPSFLEEDEDLEPVFIKRLRNESYF, encoded by the exons ATGGCGATCCCGAATCCGAAACCGATTCAGAACAACATACAAGAAGGAGACGACGCTTCATTGCGATCCCTTAGTTCCGAAGATGTTTCACAAGCTCCTCGAGGATACTGCTGTGCTAAAAGTATTAACCCCGCTGACGGAAGAGGCAGGAAACTACATCTTTTACAAATGTTAGTACTGCCCTTCATCCCGATCTTAGCTTTAATAATTCAAACGTCAATTCTTTTACATGATATGATGGTCGCGAGAAACGAAGTCATGGAAATCAATAATCAG GTTACTATAGCAACTGAATTAGGAAAAGTGGTGACGAGATTACAATTGGAACGTTCTGAAGTTGCTTTTTACGTATACACAAATGGTTCATTATTGCG aacAAATCTATCGAAACGTTTCGAATTAACGGATGATGCTCTAAGAAATATGAGTAGCTGGCCACCAGTGTCTCTAACATTCGAAGGGCATACAATACCTTACATGGACAAAGAAAGTTTTCAAAGGAATCTAACACATTTCAG agaaaacattttgaattccGAAGATAGTTCAATAAAAGATGTTGTTAGTTGGTATACGTCGCTTAATGCAGCCCTTCTTGAACATTTAACACAgcaaattaaagaaaatgacAACAGTGGAGTATGGAG atatttattagcattcaaaaatttactaaaaagtaTAGAAAGCACAGGAATATCGATGGTTTACGGAGTAAATTATTTCGGACAGGGATATCTACAGAAACAgaattacataaattatataacCCACGATGCTATTGCAAAAGATTTGCTCAATACCTCGTTAAATTACGTGTCCCAAATGAAACAGGAATATCAAGAATCTACTAtaattatgagaaattatgGTGATATCAAAAGAAA AACCGATATAATTCTCAGGAATATCAACACGACAAAAAATTATTCGGAAGCTTTGGAATATTTCGATATGATGGCCACGTATACCGATCAATTGCGGAAAATTCAAAGATCCTTAAGAGTCCTTATACA GGATTATGTCGACGAGAATATTCAAAGTTCCGCCAACACTGAAGCAGTCGGTATAGCAGTTTTAGTCCTAGTACTATCCGTATCGCCCGTTATAATTTGGTTGGTGAAAAACGCAGTGGCTACTATACAG TTATATGCTGCCAATCTTGCTAAAAAAGCGAAGGAATTGAAAAGGGAGAAAAAGAAGAGCGACTTGTTGCTATTTCAGATGTTACCGCCAAGTGTGGCAACTCAATTGAAACAAACAAGACAG GTACCTGCTGAGTATTACGCTTCAGTAACCGTTTATTTTAGCGATATTGTCGGGTTTACAGAAATAGCTGCTGTTAGTACACCTCTAGAA gTGGTaacatttcttaataaaatttataagcaATTTGATGCTAGAATTGAATGTTACGATGTTTATAAAGTGGAAACTATCGGTGATTCTTATATGGTTGCTTCGGGATTGCCAGTTAAAAATGGTAG TAAACATATAACCGAAATTGCAAGTATGGCATTGGATTTATTGGCGGGCTCGAGCCAATTCAAAATTCCGCATCGTAAATCAGAAAGACTTCAAATTAGATCAGGAGCTCATACGGGACCTGTAGTTGCTGGAATTGTCGGTTCCAAAATGCCTAGATACTGTCTTTTTGGAGATACTGTAAATACAGCTTCCAGAATGGAATCGACCGGAGAAG CATCGAAAATTCACATTagtttagaaatgaaaaaggCGTTGGATCTGATTGGAGGATATAAAACCGAACACAGAGGTCTGGTGGACGTTaaa gGAAAAGGTCTAATGGATACTTACTGGCTAACTTGTAAAGAGGGAGGTCCTAATCGTACATTAGAGATGGAAGCACCGTCGTTTTTG gAGGAAGATGAGGATTTAGAGCCCGTTTTCATCAAGAGACTGAGaaatgaaagttatttttaa
- the LOC130900310 gene encoding poly [ADP-ribose] polymerase tankyrase-1-like, translating to MLEDFPLHKAIIENDDDSVELLLNYVDINEKNKWGHTPVSLAIVKKNLKIVRLLLENGAKTSILIEKFYPIHLAVKIGSLAIFKLLLEYKVNLHVNTACLSHCIHLAARYGKLEVLEYILELGVDVDLFDGSKYTPLHRAIFAGKTEAVKFLLQRNADISITDNHGNTALHFAVILGMTTITHVLIAHGANIVKKNYSRLTPLDFASIHGRFDIVKCLYEAGAGCNTSGKCTYSPLHLATQYGHVEIVEYFLNKGFDINFATRNGYTMLHAATRNNHPRLVLLLIDRGADLRCTTKTKNYSALDFAALSGNPSSINILIQNCANFEVKSNGACRLIDLISKNFDDTLPQVQQQKFRAATEIIIKFLVLRNRHAPVYFPERIPFLKELEQFWYDCKQEMEILDQIYIGNTTISQYQLLKALLFDKQLEKYIKNEELSIIYSNLQAHIKIPSIFENINRLIRVGVSRGKTRNIIAKCAHSIITEKIKNKLPLEIVMQIIDYLTTEDLAHLVKLDIKCAFQI from the coding sequence atgttggAGGATTTCCCACTACACAAAGCCATAATCGAAAATGACGACGACTCGGTTGAGTTATTGTTGAACTACGTAgatataaatgagaaaaataaatggGGTCATACTCCCGTATCTTTAgcaatagttaaaaaaaatctgaaaatagtTCGTTTACTGTTAGAAAACGGGGCCAAAACTAgcattttgatagaaaaattttatccaatTCACTTGGCGGTAAAAATAGGATCGTTGGCTATATTCAAATTACTGCTAGAATACAAAGTTAACTTGCATGTAAATACAGCTTGTTTGAGTCATTGTATCCATTTAGCCGCGCGATACGGCAAATTAGAAGTATTGGAATACATACTGGAATTAGGGGTGGACGTTGATCTTTTCGACGGATCCAAATACACCCCTTTACATAGAGCGATTTTCGCTGGAAAAACCGAAGCTGTGAAATTTCTTTTACAGCGTAACGCCGATATAAGCATCACTGATAATCATGGAAATACCGCCCTACATTTCGCCGTTATACTCGGTATGACAACGATAACGCACGTACTTATTGCTCACGGCGCTAACATCGTCAAAAAAAACTATTCGCGATTAACGCCGTTAGATTTCGCTTCAATACACGGTCGATTCGACATTGTGAAATGTTTGTACGAAGCCGGCGCGGGGTGTAATACCAGCGGAAAATGTACCTACAGTCCACTACATCTAGCGACGCAATACGGTCATGTAGAAATCGTCGAATATTTCCTAAACAAAGGATTCGATATCAATTTCGCGACTAGAAACGGATATACGATGTTACACGCCGCGACTAGAAACAATCATCCTAGATTGGTTCTGTTATTAATAGATCGTGGTGCCGATTTGAGATGTAcgactaaaacaaaaaattatagtgCTTTGGATTTCGCGGCGCTCAGCGGTAATCCCAGTAGTATCAATATTCTGATACAAAATTGCGCAAATTTCGAAGTAAAATCTAACGGAGCATGTCGCTTAATAGatttaatatcgaaaaattttgatgACACTCTTCCCCAAGTTCAACAACAAAAGTTTCGGGCGGCTACtgagattattattaaatttctcgTTTTGCGAAATCGACACGCGCCCGTCTATTTCCCCGAAAGAATCCCGTTTTTGAAAGAGCTGGAGCAGTTTTGGTACGACTGTAAACAGGAAATGGAAATATTGGATCAAATTTATATTGGTAACACTACAATTTCGCAATACCAACTGTTAAAAGCTTTACTTTTCGATAAACAGTtggagaaatatataaaaaacgaagaattatctataatatataGTAATTTACAAGCTCATATCAAAATACCTTCGatatttgagaatattaatAGATTAATAAGGGTCGGTGTATCTAGGGGTAAGACGAGAAATATTATAGCGAAATGCGCCCATTCTATAATTaccgaaaaaatcaaaaataagcTACCGCTCGAGATTGTAATGCAAATAATCGATTATCTTACTACAGAAGATTTAGCTCATCTTgtaaaattagatataaaatgtgcatttcaaatataa